The Chloroflexota bacterium DNA window CCACCACAACCATGCTGCCCGTGATGTAACTGGCCATATCCGAAGCCAGAAACAGGGCAACCCGCCCGATTTCATCGGCCTCACCCATCCTCCCCAGAAGCATGCGGGACATAAACGCTCTCAGATGCGCTTTTGCCTGGTTTCTCGGCGGACCGGAAAATACCGACCGCACACCTTCGGTCATAATGCATCCCGGCACAATAACATTCACCCTTATGTCATGCCTGCCCAGTTCCCGCGCCAGACTTTTGGTCAGCGTGAGGACGGCGCCCTTCGACGCCGAGTAAGCTGCCATACCGTCTCCCGAAGAGTGTATCGCTTCGATGGAGGCGATATTAATGATACATCCTCCCCGCCCCTGTTCTATCATCTTCCCACTTGCCACCTGGCTGCAGAGCAAGGTGCCTTTTAAATTAACCGAAATCACGCCATCAAAATCTTTTTCCGTCATCTCGGCCAGCGGTATTCTCGGATATATGCCGGCATTGTTTACCAGTATGTCGATGCTGGGCAGCAAGTTTGCCGCTTCCCTGACCATATTCTCCACGGCTTTCCCCTGACTGATATCGCATACCAACGGCTCAGCCCAGTACCCATAACCCTGCAACGTCTTGCTGGCCTGTGCCGCCTTCTCACCATTGACGTCGACGATGAGGACCTTGGCACCAGCCTCAGCCAATCGATAGGCAATGGCATAACCGATACCGGCAGCGCCACCGGTAACCAGAGCGCCCTTGTCGGTAAGTTTGATGAGCTCTTGAACGGCTGGATAATTTCGAGGCAAAGACATCGCCTAACCTTTTACAACAATACCTAGAATCTCTATGTATTTTATAAATATAAGTTAGAGCTGTCAAACAATAGAAACG harbors:
- a CDS encoding SDR family oxidoreductase, which translates into the protein MSLPRNYPAVQELIKLTDKGALVTGGAAGIGYAIAYRLAEAGAKVLIVDVNGEKAAQASKTLQGYGYWAEPLVCDISQGKAVENMVREAANLLPSIDILVNNAGIYPRIPLAEMTEKDFDGVISVNLKGTLLCSQVASGKMIEQGRGGCIINIASIEAIHSSGDGMAAYSASKGAVLTLTKSLARELGRHDIRVNVIVPGCIMTEGVRSVFSGPPRNQAKAHLRAFMSRMLLGRMGEADEIGRVALFLASDMASYITGSMVVVDGGYLVT